In Musa acuminata AAA Group cultivar baxijiao chromosome BXJ3-11, Cavendish_Baxijiao_AAA, whole genome shotgun sequence, one DNA window encodes the following:
- the LOC103970434 gene encoding ATP-citrate synthase beta chain protein 1 has protein sequence MATGQIFSRNTQALFYNYKQLPIQRMLDFDFLCGRETPSVAGIINPGSEGFQKLFFGQEEIAIPVHSMIEAACSAHPTADVFINFASFRSAAASSMSALKQPTIRVVAIIAEGVPESDTKQLIAYARANNKVLIGPATVGGIQAGAFKIGDTAGTIDNIIQCKLYRPGSVGFVSKSGGMSNELYNTIARVTDGIYEGIAIGGDVFPGSTLSDHVLRFNNIPQVKMMVVLGELGGRDEYSLVEALKEGKVHKPVVAWVSGTCARLFKSEVQFGHAGAKSGGELESAQAKNQALREAGAVVPTSYEAFETAIKETFEKLVEEGKIAPVPEVEPPQIPEDLKSAIKSGKVRAPTHIISTISDDRGDEPCYAGVPMSTIIQRGYGVGDVISLLWFKRSLPRYCTQFIEICVMLCADHGPCVSGAHNTIVTARAGKDLVSSLVSGLLTIGPRFGGAIDDAARYFKDACDRGLTPYEFVEGMKKKGIRVPGIGHRIKSRDNRDKRVELLQQYAHTHFPSVKYMGYAVQVEAYTLSKANNLVLNVDGAIGSLFLDLLAGSGMFSKQEIDEIVEIGYLNGLFVLARSIGLIGHTFDQKRLKQPLYRHPWEDVLYTK, from the exons ATGGCTACTGGACAAATATTCTCGCGGAATACTCAAGCTCTATTTTACAATTATAAGCAACTTCCAATCCAGCGGATGCTAGATTTTGACTTCCTTTGTG GGAGGGAAACACCTTCTGTTGCTGGAATAATTAATCCTGGATCTGAGGGGTTTCAAAAGCTATTTTTTGGTCAGGAAGAAATTGCAATTCCTGTTCATTCAAT GATTGAAGCAGCATGTTCTGCACACCCAACTGCCGATGTTTTTATCAACTTTGCATCATTTAGAAG TGCAGCTGCCTCTTCCATGTCAGCTCTGAAGCAACCAACAATTAGAGTAGTAGCTATTATAGCTGAAGGTGTTCCAGAATCAGATACAAagcagctaattgcttatgcacgAGCTAATAACAAG GTGCTTATTGGTCCAGCCACTGTTGGGGGAATTCAAGCTGGAGCTTTTAAGATTGGTGATACTGCAGGAACAATTGACAATATAATCCAATGCAAGCTTTACAGGCCTGGATCTGTTGGATTTGTGTCTAAATCG GGTGGCATGTCAAATGAGCTTTACAACACAATTGCACGTGTCACAGATGGAATTTATGAAG GCATTGCAATTGGAGGAGATGTTTTCCCTGGTTCAACTCTTTCTGATCACGTGCTGCGGTTTAACAACATCCCTCAG GTCAAAATGATGGTTGTGCTGGGGGAATTGGGTGGGAGAGATGAGTACTCCCTAGTTGAGGCCCTAAAAGAAGGAAAAGTTCATAAACCAGTTGTCGCTTGGGTTAGTGGAACCTGTGCACGCCTGTTCAAGTCAGAAGTGCAATTTGGTCATGCT GGTGCAAAAAGTGGTGGTGAGTTGGAATCAGCACAAGCCAAAAATCAGGCTCTAAGAGAAGCTGGGGCAGTTGTTCCTACTTCATATGAAGCATTTGAGACTGCAATTAAAGAAACCTTTGAGAAACTG GTTGAAGAAGGGAAGATTGCTCCTGTACCTGAAGTTGAACCTCCTCAAATTCCTGAGGATCTTAAATCTGCGATCAAAAGTGGGAAAGTCCGGGCTCCAACTCATATTATCTCCACCATTTCAGATGACAGAG GTGATGAACCATGTTATGCTGGTGTACCCATGTCTACTATTATCCAACGTGGTTATGGTGTGGGTGATGTTATCTCTCTTTTATGGTTCAAGCGTAGTCTTCCACGTTATTGCACACAATTTATTGAG ATCTGTGTCATGTTATGTGCTGACCATGGTCCCTGCGTTTCTGGTGCTCATAACACTATCGTTACTGCAAGAGCTGGAAAAGATTTAGTTTCGAGTCTGGTTTCAG GGTTGCTCACAATCGGTCCTCGATTTGGTGGTGCAATAGACGATGCCGCTCGATACTTTAAAGATGCATGTGACAGA GGCCTCACACCTTATGAATTTGTTGAAGGTATGAAAAAGAAGGGCATTCGTGTACCAGGAATAGGGCACAG GATCAAGAGCAGAGACAACAGGGATAAGAGAGTGGAGCTTTTGCAACAGTATGCTCACACTCATTTCCCATCTGTAAAGTACATGGGATATGCCGTTCAAGTTGAGGCGTACACTCTCTCAAAGGCAAACAACTTGGTGCTGAATGTTGATGGTGCAATCGGATCTCTTTTCTTGGATCTTTTAGCTGGCAGCGGAATGTTTAGCAAACAAGAAATCGATGAGATCGTTGAGATTGGATATCTAAATGGTCTCTTTGTGTTGGCACGCTCAATTGGTCTGATCGG GCATactttcgatcagaaaaggctgAAGCAACCACTCTACCGTCACCCGTGGGAAGATGTTCTGTACAccaaatga